TATATATTCTTTAACAAATCTCTTGGTTTTGGTCTCCTTATCAGCCATATCCTCATGTACTGCTGTTTCTAATTAGCTTAACTGCATTTCTTTGCCTTCAGGTGTGTGCTTGTGGTATAATCTAGGAATCATCTTGCCAGGtaatttcttgctttgcttcatAAGTGGCTtgttggaaagaaaacacaaaaatttgCTAAAAACTTCTGTCAGAACTTTTTTCTCCCTGGGCTTGGCAGTACAAATTATTCCTTCCTGAAAGGATGGGAGGATGAATGGCACTGTTCTGGAGCAGCTACAGCTTAAGGACACAGACAAGACTTGACTTTGGAGCATGTGGTGTACACATAGCTGGAAACTATCACATCAAGTTCTTGGCACACAAACCCTTTTCAGGCTCAAAACGAAGGCCAGACATCACCACTGTGATATACATTTGGCAGTTGCTCCAGTTTCTTGTGTTAGAAACTCTGCTCTGTTCCAAGAGACATCAACTCCTTCCCTGTGCACTTCCAAGGACAACCTTTCCTCTCTTACAAAAGCCCAGTGCCCCCTCCCATCAGGTATTTAGCTCTGGCATTTCCTACTGCTTTTTAGGACCTAAAAAAAGGCTCCTGCAAACAACCCTCCAGCCATGGGGATCTCCTCCAGTGGCCCAGCCTGGTAACTCCAAACTTTACCAGCTTGCAGCTCCATCCGGGAGCACTGGGAGGCGGTGGCACCAGGACTCCCCAGAGCTACGGGCACAGGCGGCCtcagccctccctcccctctgccaaATAGCTTCCAGATCTCCAAAATAAGCTCCCTGTTCCTCCTTGGAGAGGTAGAGGGGCCCTGTAcctgccaggcagctcctccCCGGTTCCATCACCATGGAAACACAGggctctcccccacccccctgcaTTCCAGAAGAtgctctccccctccctccctcccttcctccctcccagctccatcccacaTCTTCCCCTCGGAGCTGCCACCTTCCCAGGAGATGACACCCACATCTTGCCCTGCTCCCCTTTACCCTCCTGCAACACCCCCAAGCCCGAATCAGAGAAGAAATAGGCCAAGgcaatggtttttttcctcccaataccaaaatatatttcaacTGCTGTAATACAGTAGATTATAAACAGCTCTTCCACGTGACAGGACACGGCCCAGGTTGCACCCCCTGGCTGGGCTCCTTGTCCTTCCAGCCCCAGCTACATCCAGAAGGCAGAAGCTCAgcagttctgttttcctttaatgGGTGGAGTGATTCACACCAGTCGTGCCattccatgttaaaaaaaaaaaccatcaggaTTTCACCTCTCCCACCACATGCCATACTTGGCTGTCATGGGATTGCAGACAGTTAGCAACTCAGACATAGGACTGCTTCACCTCTGAAGGCTGGAAGCCAAATATCCTGAGAGAGAGAGGACAAACTAGGCAtaaaggctctgcagaggttCAGTCCTCCTGAGAACAAACCTATCTGCATGAAAACTGGGACATATTTCACCTTATTAATACTGATTGTTGTGATGTTACTGAGCTGCAGCTGTACTGGCTGCCACTCCAAAGCTGGAGGCTTCCCACCTCAAAACTGAAGGGGTTACCATGGAAGCAATTCTGTTGCACAATTCTGTTGGAAAGAACCTCAGGGAACAGTACACGTTGTTAGGAACTTGTCAAGGGCAGGGTGTGAACCTCAGCATCCTCATTGTTGACCAGAACATCAAACTGCCAGCTCTGGCAATCACAGCCTAAGGAAACTCAAACATGGGCCATAATTAAACAATTACTGCAAAAAAAGACTTAGTATATACCCTCCAGTACtcttcataaaaatgaaaataagccCACATTcaaaagcacttgaaaaaaaaagaaaaacaccacaaaacaaacaaaacattacaTTGAAAGTAATTCCCAATTGTTAATGCTCTGACAGCACTGCAAGATGCCTTGATCTTCAAGGCTAAAAACCTCAACCTGCCAAAACCTAAGACTTGTTCCAACAGTTGAGCATCCCTTTCTGGTTGCCTTTAGCTTGCCAGCTGCTCACACCCTCAGGCTTCAAAAACTAAGGATGCCAACACAGTAAATGATGACATTCTTTATCAGGAATGACAGCTGTGAGGGAAACACCAAAACTGGGCACAGTCTCCTTTTGAGAACACCAGGACAGCAGCAAGACCTGACACAGCCATCAAGACAGCAAACTGAATCCCAAATCCATTAGACCCTTTTTGAGTGCAATTACAGCTGTACAGAAGTTTTTTGAGCACCACAACTAAGAAGTACTGGACTGAATTTTATCCTGTATTAAGGAGGTGACAAAGCTGTTTGGCCAAAGGGTGGGATTTGttgattttcttaaaaaaaggaagctcagctgctccagcacatcTATCTTCTTCCTCCCACAAGAAGTCTGGTGAAAGATTTTAGGATTAAATCCACCCAAATGAGGAGAAAGGAATGCATTTCATTCTCAGGATTTTATATACTAATACTGCCAAGTTTCAGTACATACATTAACTCCTTCCTCTGAAATTAACCCAGTTGTTTCAACAAATACATTCTAGTGGGAAATCCTTGTAGAGCAAAGCCACAAAAGCAAACATTACATTTGGCAAATTTGAGCTGACACaatgtcccttctgaagagTGGAATTCCAGGAACCTGGAAGAGTTTAGGCATCTCCTAACTTTCACACAGTCACTTTATGACTCAGGTTAGGAAAAACGGAAGCCCTAAAAATAGAAGTGGACTGGGAGAGAAGTCATCAACAGTCCTAATACTGCTGGTATCCAATACCTAGGCTGCAGGTCAGCAAGGAAAAATTGTGACCAAAAAGTCTCAATAAAGAATATTTAGATAACTCAGAAACCCCTGTGAACAAAGTTAAGGTACCACCATCAGATTACTTTCCCTCTCTAATCATGAAAACTGCAGTGGGGCTGGAGAGGTACATACCCAGATACCATGTAAGCCTTTTTTTGTGGCTAACATCTGGCAGAACAAGGAAACTGAAGGGACTGCCTAATTCACACAATGCCCCTCCCTTTAACAGCATGCATGAGAGCATGCCCTGCCTTTTCAGAAAGAATACCTAGGAAAAAGGCTCTTCACCTCAAGTCCCTACTGACAGAAAGGCTGACACAGGCAGATgagaagcagctctggctccAACCACGGCACCAACCCTCATTTCCCACTGAGGGTgttggaagctgctgctgctgcaacacACATTGGGAAgaggcacagggctgtgctggcacaTTGAACTGGATGTGGCCATTTCAGATGAGAATGCCCTATGTATCTGTAAATCAATTGTCATTTCTTACAGTTGGGTCATGGTGTTTCAAAACTTTCTCACTAAAGGAAGCCTTAACAACTTGCACACCTTAAAGAACCTGCCAAATTGAGGCAACAGCTCTTTTacaagtgttttaaaagaacTGATTATCTGGagcaagggaaaggaagagctACAAGGAACAAGCTATTCCTCAAGCCCTGAGAGCcttcagagaacaaaaatgCTGTAAGTCTGTTGGGACATTAATCAATACAGAGAAAACATAACATTTCAGTGTAAAAAGTCATATACAGACTGCACACACTGTGTCCTGCTTCTGAACCCCACTCTCCAATGCAGCCACAAGTAAACTGACAGCCCCTTCTTCCTTTGCCCATTTTAAACCTGTAAACAGTCAACATGTATAGAGTGAAGTTCAAAACCACCCAGGATTATTTTGGCTGTTTTCAGAGCAAGGAGGCAAATACCCTGTTGCTCTGCCACTTGTCTGTGCCATAGCAGCAGACAGAACCTCAAAGAACAGAAGTTTCATTGACATCCCATTAccaaaagtcagaaaaaaaattgcaagggGATTGCTACAAAAGATGGACAGACACCAACAGTGAGTTCCTAGCAAATCTGACTACATTATCTATTGTCCAGAAGAGCAGCAACTTGTGGAGAACCCCTGGATGAGTAGGATTCCAGTAGACTGAACCTTCAGCATTATGTTTTACTGGCATAGAAATGGCTCAAGGAGGGACAGCATGTTGAGGATGCTGCCTATGAAGCCTGTTGCAATCCAGGTCAACTGGTTTGCCCCagtaatgtttaaaaaaattacagtttctcCCCAATAAACAGGAGGCACATCTTCCCTTAGAAAAAGTTTGTAGTGAGTTAGGTCACTGGTCCAAATATTTGGAGGACAACTCTGATCTTCTGTGATGATGACACAGCCAGAGCCCCTTTTTTTACATCTTCATATGACATGACCATGAACGTGGTTTTAAGTAGTCCAGGAACGTGGGCTGCAAACATAGAAAGGCAGCAAGTTAGTCACAGGCAAAGAGTGCAAGTTGTGTTCGTGTCTGCTAAAGTCCAACTTCCCTAGCAGGAAAGGTCAAACTACATTTTGACATCCTGCAACCCTATTCTTACCCTCACAAAATGCTGACTGTAGCTACACTTCCACATACCAAGCTGTCTGCCTCCCTGCCACCTGCCTTAACCCTAGTTCTGACACACCAGGTAAATGTCATatctaataaaatattacatCAGGAAGCCAGTCACTTACTATGACAAACTCCTAAGTGAGCACAATCAAACTTAAAACATAGTTTACTTGAAGATAGCTTAAAATTGAAATCAACTAGACAGCAAGGAATTTTGTGTAGAACAGAATCTGCTATTAAGAAATTACTTCCAAGTCAGAAAGtaacaaaaccccaaactgacTATTTCCAGGCAACCAATTCTCAGTGCCACCCACTTTTGCCTGGGAGAGGCATAATGGGCTCAGTTCTTCTGTGCCTCCTAAAAAAGTTTCTCCTGACTCACTGGCCAAGTTCTGCAGTGCCATTCACACAGCCTGAATGACCTAGCATACTCTCAAGCAGTTGCTTATTTCCTCACAAAGGTGGAAAACCACCCTCAGATCCAAGTAGTGAAATACCATCAACATCAGAAGAGCACTAGTGATTAGAAAAAGCTTCCTAGGTTCTCTCCTGTCCCTAGGCTAATTAACCCCTCATGACCTGATACAGCACTTGTGCCATGCAGCTTCTGGCCTGTCCCCACAGGCCACTGGCATGGTCAGTTATCCCACAGGAAAGGTCAAGCACTAACATTTTCCATAGGGCAGTACTGGCGGGCATACCACTCCTGGCTGTAAAGGCAAATGATGACACCTTGGCCCAGGAAGAGGGATGTCCACATGATGACATTCCAGATGGGCCCTTTCCGACGGTCATTCAGGATGAAGTTGAAGACCACTGGAATGAGAGGAGACAAGAAGCACTGTTGAGGAACGAACTCAGAATTAAAGAACCAAAAACCAGCTGATTTCACTGGATCCACTTCATTTCTGGAGCAACAAGGCTGCTCTGTCAGGTCAGTTCTAGTGCAAGAAAACCTGACTATGATTGGCAGTAAATACTGTGAGTTGATTCTGAAGAATCAACTTTCAAGAAGTCTGCTGGCCCAGCTCTAGGCCTCTGAGAATCAATACTGTGTTACACTGGTGACCAAGACATGCCAGCAATGGTGGCCTAGAGTTTATTAGAGCCCTCTAGCCCACTGTAGCTCAAAACTGAACAAGAAATGGAAGACCTCTAACTTCTAAATGGGCTTTCTCACTGAAGGGGGAAACACACTATGATTTTAAAGAGGAAGACTTCCAACCTACTGACATATTCAGCTGAGGCTTGGCAAAGAGGAAGCACTGCTATTAAAATATGTACAGTGCCACATGAAAGCAGAAGATCATATATAgctctcttcctctccatcaGTAAGTCCCAAGACTGCAAACCCAGGAATGTGTACATCAATTTATCAATCGATCGATCAATCTATCAGTCAGTCTATCTATCAGTCAGTCTATCTATCAGTCAGTCTATCTATCAGTCagtctatctatctatctactGAACCACCTAGCTGCAAAAATTCATTCACAAAGGATGGAATGGCAATTGCAACTCTTGAACAAGAAACAGTTGTGTGCCAGTGCCTATAGAATAACTGGCACCACTGTCAGAAGGGCAaagcatgcttttaaaaaaaaacaccaaaaccaaccaaacaaaaagcccacaacCCACTTAGAGCCTCTCCTAGGAACTTACTTCCAAAGCACATAAACAGGCAAAACAGAACTGGGTAGAAGAAGCCGAAGCAGATGCTCAGAACATATTCGTGCACAGCAGCTGAGACTGTGAAGACAGATAGCATAGCTGCTGCTTTGAACTTCTTGCCAAaaaactgggagagaaaaagacaaagtatTATAAGTTATTCTGTTGTGGGTTTAGTTTGGTTGTTTCAATATGTGAGATATGAGAGATACGAGAAGAAAGGATAAGAGATATGATAAGATATATGATATGACATCTATGATATATATCTATGCAATTTGATATACATTtataatataatgtaatatatttataagtaaaacaaaatatcatGACATTACTTTTTATGtcatataatatataatttaacataatatatatttaatatgtaTAACTAGAATTATACATTGGATTATATTGTAATATACCATATCATGTAGTATATTACCATATgcaataaataatatataatcaTGTAGTGTATAGTATATAAAACAGTATATTTCTAATATTAgatattatatattacatattataATACATTGTAATATGCAAtaatcatattttatttcactttttactgtttcactgttttACTATTTcactttttactgttttgtttcacttaattttattttatacctGAAACAAGAAGTGCCTGCACCAGCCAAGAGGCATACATGAAACCTGAAGTGCTTTACAGAGCacttaaaaatttctaaaaaatcATGTGGCTGCCACCACAGACACAGAGGCTGCAGTTTGACAAATACAGTGTCTTGCTTGGtggttaaatatttaattaacaAGAAGCCTACATCTGCATGTTGCTCACCCAGAGGAAGTCCCTGTAGGCATAGTAATAGAGCCAGTCATGTACCACCACGTTCCAGGTTCGGTAGTAGTTTGCATAGGAAGTGGAGTTCCACCAGTCCTGAAAACACAGTTGAGAAAGTATAATCTAATTAAGTGTAAAAAAATTTTACAGGTGTCCTGGATATCAAGTTGAAAAATATCAATCAGAATAATACCACACAAACATAAAAACCATGCTGACATAAAAAGTCAAATAACATATTCCATTGCATTACCTACATTCTACTCTGAGTATCAAAGTCTGGTTTTATCCCAAAATGCAGATCATAAAGGAATATAAACAGTGCTGACAGAGCTATAGGGTAAGCCTGGAGGCTGGTTCTGTTCACACAGAGAGTATCCTGACTTAGAGCAATTCAGACTGCCAAGCAGAAATCTGTATCTGTTCCACAGCACAACAATAAACTTAAACCctaccacagaatcatagaatcctagaattggctgggttggaagggacctcagaggtcatcaagtccaacccttcatccactcccgctgcagttcccaggccatggcactcagtgccatatccagtctctttttaaatatctccagacacggagaatccactacttccctgggcagcccattccaatgcctgatcaccctctccagaaagaaattctttctaatatccaacctaaacctcccctggcacaacttgagaccctgccctcttgtcttgctgagagttgcctgggaaaagagaccaaccccataaaacaagcaaaccccCATGGATGCTTTATTTGGtaaaacaccttttttcttctggaaaatgaGTTTTAGGGGCTTTGTAAAGCTTGCTTTGCAAACTGTAACTCTGTCTCCATACCTTATAGAACATCCTGTCTGCAAAGCGCAGCATCTCGGCAAAGGCGTTGAGCCAGCAGTGAAGGAAGGCAAAGAAAACCAGGAAGAGGATCAGGACTCCTAGGAACAAGGCAGAGTCAGACCAGGTTTGTAGAACTTTCTCTGCTATAAGCAAGAGCCTGTAACACAGTCAAGACTATAGGCACTGATACAGATGAGCTTTGTGCTACCTATGAAgtaaaaagtatttcagtttctcattACTCCATGCCATGCTCACCCCAGAGGGGCAATAGCACAGCTGCCCCAGACCCTAGAACTTGGCTCAGAAGACAGTTAGATTCAAACccaagcttttattttgtgctgtTGATTCTCAAGTTTTAACACTTCATGCTGCAGTCTGCCCAGGAGACCTCctttgctgagctctgcctggtATGAACGTTACCTTTACACCAAGcacttccctcccttcctgctcttccagAGATGAGATCACTTGGGTCTTACCTGGCAGAATGGAATTGAAGATGCAGAGGACAAGTCCTCGAAGATTGAAGGTTTCTTGACTACTGTTGCGAAACTGAGGAATGCAGAGTCTCACAAAGATGTAGTAGGCATAGAAAAGTGAGCCAAGCacctggaacaaaaaaaaaattacgtCTGATTCCATAGGAAAAATGCACAATTAACACTAAACAGCTCTAGAGGAGGAACAGCAGCTTCCAACACAAgtccaaataatttattttacattgcTGCTAATAAACTTCCCTGAAGGTCCAGGCAGAAAGTAATCCACAGCCAACTCTGTAGCATCTTGAGAGCCAGAAGCAAGATCAACTTGTCTTTTCTGCTACGGCAGCTGGAAGTTTCTCCCAGTCTTATCAACTCAGAGTTTATGACAAAAGATTTGTTTCAATGCCAAAGCAAGCAGGGAAAATACCCTGTGATGTGGGTCCCAGacaaaggcagaaataattGAGAAATACTTACTCGTGTTAAATCTAATGTTAAAGCTTACTTTGCTTTTATTCCAAAGGGTATGTTTACAGGCCAAATCACCTCAGGCCCTCCCTGGCTCATGAGCCCCTGTTGCAGAAGTTGAGGTCAAAATGCAGGTCACTGCTTTTAACACTCCAACTATTGTAAGCCAGATGCACACTTTGTCACCCTCTTTTTCAAAGAGCAAGCAGCCAAAGACCTTTTCAtgctttatttgcatttcattgtTTTTAGAAATGCATTGTGTGACAGTAAAAGCTCCAACCATTGAAAGCCTTGACTTGGAAACAGATCCACAAGAAGCAATTGAAGCTCAAGTCCAGTACTCTAAGAATCACATGAACCTTGAAGAGTTGGACTCCAGGTCTCATCATTTCAAAACTGGTACAAATATCTGAAGACAGGTAGTGTGCTAGTGAGTCACAACACAGCATCAGTGCAAACAAAGAGGGCTGTGCtccacacacatatatacagcTTTTGCTTGTATGGAACAGAGTCTGAAGGCTTGTTTGAGACaggatttttatatttcttttcctctttgataCAACCAGTATCAAACAAGACCAGATTTTGAAATGAgatcagtttaatttttttaatcattaaaaagTATTCTTTTCTGGTAAGCCCACAGCAAGTAAGCAGTGTTTTAATGCCAAAGAGAGAACTGTTTAGCACACTTGAGATGATCTTTGAAAGTGGATTCTTCAGAAAGCTTCAGCACTCACCTGTGCAAACTTGGTAGCTACATAGCCCCATCTTATAGTGGGATTCCTAGGAAAAAGAAGACATCATAGCATGTTAAAATAGGACctcaaagaagcaaaaatatccCTTCAGTTATTGGCTTTACTGACCtatactctgaaaaaaatcccttcttgAACTCCAGAGATCTTTATCTCCTAATATCCAAGAGATGTCTGCCCATATTGCTGGTTCCTCTCTTCAAACTACAGCAGAATGACTCCAGGAATGCCATAAATGGGAAAGCATCTGGAGGGCAGCATTATGCAATTACGTAGGAGGTGGTGATCTGCCTGATAGTCACATAAGGGACTGCTGACTCGACACAAAGTGCAACCCAGCAAAGTACACAGAAGTTTGGGAGTTCCCAGTTTTAAAGGCTTCACCCTCCCTCCTTAAACTCAAGAGACAACGTTGCTTCTTGGCACCACATAACACAACACACAAAACTGCTGCAGGAACTCTGTGTCACTGGATATTCAGTAGCAAGTTCTTAATTTCTTACATTTCAAGAGCACatctcaaagaaataaaagcagcactggaaagTCAAAATACTATTACAGTTTTCATGACCAAGTTACTGACAATTGCAGCTGGATGAAATCTCTCAGTCATAAATAGAACAGATCCCATGCAGAGATGCTCAACACTGGCTTTAATTTTTAGATTCATGTTCTATTGGTGTTGCTCACATTACCTGGGGTAGTTATCTCTGTAGATCAGGGTGGGAGCAAAGAGGAAGTAGAGGTATTGGGAAATTCTGGGAATAGGTACTGTGCCTGGAAagggagagacaaaaaaaaacaacccaacactTTTCTATCTTTCTGCTTACTGATGGTTTCATTTTCCCAGTGCCCTTTCACAACATAAAACCCTTAtcacctcaaaaaaaaacccagtctgGAAGTAAAGGCTTGCAATTTAGAGAGAATAAAACAAACTGTATCAACATGTGGGGTCATGATCAGCTCTGGTATGCCTTGCTAAAAGAGTTTCTGTGCTTCTACACTCACTGTCA
The sequence above is drawn from the Calypte anna isolate BGI_N300 chromosome 8, bCalAnn1_v1.p, whole genome shotgun sequence genome and encodes:
- the SOAT1 gene encoding sterol O-acyltransferase 1 isoform X3 encodes the protein MNEHRGDPRVRGHFKTQAMQLKPAFMKEVDSHFTEFVNSLVAKSALLDSSPSASLFPASSSEKEQHKAKTLRAPPEHGKIFSARRSLLDELFEVSHIRTIYHMFIALLIVFILSTLLVDFIDEGRLVLGFDLLVFVFGKFPVVFCTWLCMFCATVIIPYNLFVWWAQGYCSSSHRIIRSLFYGMLFTLFQTAGLGFGPTYVAVSYALPPASRFIVILEQVRLVMKAHSFVRENVPRVLSSVKDKSSTVPIPRISQYLYFLFAPTLIYRDNYPRNPTIRWGYVATKFAQVLGSLFYAYYIFVRLCIPQFRNSSQETFNLRGLVLCIFNSILPGVLILFLVFFAFLHCWLNAFAEMLRFADRMFYKDWWNSTSYANYYRTWNVVVHDWLYYYAYRDFLWFFGKKFKAAAMLSVFTVSAAVHEYVLSICFGFFYPVLFCLFMCFGMVFNFILNDRRKGPIWNVIMWTSLFLGQGVIICLYSQEWYARQYCPMENPTFLDYLKPRSWSCHMKM